The Misgurnus anguillicaudatus chromosome 15, ASM2758022v2, whole genome shotgun sequence genome has a window encoding:
- the LOC129419491 gene encoding extracellular calcium-sensing receptor-like, giving the protein MHQLHLSVSVMAQLYATLLTFCLLLSTGVQSQSKSKDKCMYQGDEDTLSFYQKGDVVLGGLFPLHFSPVSSSDLLFRTKPMPTEYKFFTPRALRWMQTMIFAVKEINQRQDLLPNVSLGYHIRDSCDDIPVSVKRSLLLVNGQPEKGSRQSCEDTEKQPSPVIVGDAASGISMAVLRTLGSFKIPLVSYFASCSCLSNKREFPTFMRTMPSDVFQIKALVKLFHYFQWTWVGVIGVNNDYARFAVQLFLKESERFNICPAYVHFYPVAPIKDAVEELVNILKASSATVILNFSVESDLHSILTECRRQNVTHLQWIASEAWATSQALWDSFGDLLKGTLGFAIRRAEIPHLGSYLRTVSVSVAQTSHFLSELWEETFHCHLNGSLNTHVHGEGAQNWPPCNGSESLDDVYTLYLDVSQLRVSYNVYKAVYLIAHALHDMNTCLPGKGPFQNGTCGSLYPILSWQLLHYMKQTNFTILGEEVRFDDNGDPIASYDLINWQRAPDGSLQLVRVGFYDASLDEDKDLVIDEPIIMWHRGEKAPESLCSKSCLPGFRKARQKGKPLCCFDCIPCAEGEISNQTDSIKCLICSKETWPNQAQDHCIPKTLEFLSFLEPLGMVLWVVSVFGACATLAVLGVFIMYRKTPVIRGNNMELSFLLLLFLCACFLISLTFIGKPTDWLCRIRYPAFGISFALCISCILAKTVVVLMAFRATLPGSNVMKWFGPAKQRSSVILCTFVQALICIIWLTTKPPFASLNTKFMSATLIVECAVGSEFGFWCVLGYIGVLACLCFLMAFLARKLPDNFNEAKFITFSMFIFFAVWITFIPVYVSTRGKYMVAVHVFAILASAFALLLCIFAPKCYIVLLQPEKNDKKKMMK; this is encoded by the exons ATGCACCAGCTACATTTGTCTGTGTCAGTTATGGCACAGCTCTATGCAACTCTGCTCACATTTTGCCTTCTGCTGTCTACTGGTGTGCAGAGTCAATCTAAAAGCAAAGACAAGTGCATGTATCAGGGAGATGAGGATACTCTCAGTTTTTACCAAAAGGGAGATGTTGTTTTAGGGGGGCTTTTTCCTTTGCATTTCAGCCCTGTATCATCATCTGATTTATTATTCAGGACCAAACCCATGCCAACAGAGTATAAATT CTTTACCCCTAGAGCACTAAGGTGGATGCAGACGATGATCTTTGCAGTAAAAGAAATAAACCAGCGGCAGGACCTCTTGCCAAATGTGTCTCTGGGCTACCACATCAGAGACAGCTGTGATGACATACCCGTATCTGTAAAGAGATCTCTTCTACTGGTCAATGGACAGCCAGAGAAAGGCAGTAGACAAAGCTGTGAAGACACAGAAAAACAACCCAGTCCTGTAATAGTGGGAGACGCTGCATCAGGAATATCCATGGCTGTTTTAAGAACTCTAGGATCTTTTAAGATACCTTTg GTGAGCTACTTTGCATCCTGTTCCTGTCTCAGTAACAAGAGAGAGTTTCCAACATTCATGCGCACAATGCCAAGTGATGTTTTTCAGATAAAAGCTTTAGTAAAACTTTTCCATTATTTTCAGTGGACATGGGTCGGGGTGATCGGTGTGAATAATGACTATGCTCGCTTTGCCGTCCAGCTCTTCCTGAAAGAGTCAGAAAGATTTAATATTTGTCCTGCTTATGTCCACTTTTATCCTGTTGCTCCCATTAAAGATGCCGTTGAGGAGCTTGTgaacattttaaaagcctcttctGCCACAGTCATACTGAATTTCTCTGTGGAATCAGATCTGCATAGTATCCTAACAGAATGCAGACGACAAAATGTTACACATCTTCAGTGGATTGCTAGTGAAGCCTGGGCCACATCACAAGCACTATGGGACAGTTTTGGTGATTTGTTAAAAGGAACTTTGGGGTTTGCCATACGAAGGGCTGAAATTCCACATCTTGGTAGTTATCTGAGGACAGTAAGTGTTTCAGTTGCACAAACATCCCATTTTCTTTCTGAGTTATGGGAAGAGACTTTCCACTGTCACCTGAATGGATCTTTAAATACTCATGTACATGGAGAAGGGGCACAGAACTGGCCACCCTGCAATGGCAGTGAGAGCCTGGATGATGTGTACACCCTTTATTTAGATGTTTCACAACTCAGAGTCTCTTACAATGTTTACAAAGCTGTGTATCTAATAGCACATGCACTACATGATATGAACACATGTCTCCCAGGAAAAGGCCCTTTTCAGAATGGGACATGCGGGAGTCTGTATCCCATTCTGTCATGGCAG CTCTTGCACTACATGAAACAAACAAATTTCACAATATTAGGAGAAGAGGTTCGATTTGATGACAATGGTGACCCTATTGCATCCTATGATCTGATAAACTGGCAAAGAGCCCCTGATGGTTCCCTTCAGCTGGTGAGGGTGGGCTTCTATGATGCTTCCCTCGATGAGGACAAAGATCTGGTAATAGATGAGCCAATAATTATGTGGCACAGAGGAGAGAAG GCCCCAGAATCACTGTGCAgtaaaagttgcctgccaggcTTCAGGAAGGCTCGGCAGAAAGGAAAACCACTCTGCTGCTTTGACTGTATACCATGTGCTGAAGGAGAAATCAGTAATCAAACAG ACTCAATTAAGTGCCTGATATGTTCAAAGGAGACATGGCCAAATCAAGCTCAAGACCATTGCATTCCCAAAACTTTAGAGTTTTTGTCCTTTCTGGAGCCATTGGGAATGGTTTTATGGGTAGTGTCAGTTTTCGGGGCCTGTGCAACATTAGCAGTGCTTGGTGTGTTTATAATGTACAGGAAGACTCCGGTCATTCGAGGAAATAATATGGAGCTAAGTTTCCTTCTCTTGTTGTTCCTCTGTGCATGCTTTCTGATTAGTCTCACATTTATAGGGAAGCCCACTGATTGGTTATGCCGGATTCGGTATCCAGCCTTCGGAATCAGTTTTGCTCTTTGTATCTCATGTATCCTTGCAAAAACCGTGGTTGTTTTAATGGCTTTTAGGGCCACCCTCCCTGGCAGTAATGTCATGAAGTGGTTTGGTCCTGCTAAACAAAGATCAAGTGTAATCCTGTGCACTTTTGTGCAAGCACTTATTTGCATCATATGGTTAACAACAAAGCCCCCTTTTGCTTCACTTAACACCAAGTTTATGAGTGCAACTTTAATTGTCGAATGTGCTGTAGGATCCGAATTTGGATTTTGGTGTGTGCTAGGATATATTGGCGTCCTTGCCTGCCTGTGTTTCTTAATGGCATTTTTAGCCAGAAAACTACCTGATAACTTCAACGAGGCTAAATTTATCACATTCagcatgtttatattttttgcagtgtggatCACCTTCATTCCAGTTTATGTGAGCACACGTGGAAAGTATATGGTTGCTGTTCATGTATTTGCTATTCTAGCTTCTGCCTTTGCTCTTCTGTTGTGTATATTTGCACCTAAATGTTATATTGTATTACTGCAACctgaaaaaaatgacaaaaagaaaatgatgaaatag
- the LOC129419488 gene encoding extracellular calcium-sensing receptor, producing the protein MIFAVREINQRQDLLPNVSLGYHIRDSCDDIPVSVKRSLLLVNGQPEKGSGQSCEDTEKQPSPVIVGDAASGISMAVLRTLGSFKIPVVSYFASCSCLSNKREFPTFMRTMPSDVFQIKALVKLVYYFQWTWVGVIGVESDYARFAIQLFLKESERFNICPAYVHFYPVALVQDAVEELVNILKASSATVILNFSGESEMHSILKECRQQNVTHLQWIASEAWATSQALWDSFGDLLKGTLGFAIRRAEIPHLGSYLRTVSVSVAQTSHFLSEFWEETFRCHMNGSLNTHVHGEGAQNWPPCNGSESLDDVYTPYSDVSQLRVSYNVYKAVYLIAHALHDMNTCVPGKGPFQNGTCGSLYPILPWQLLHYMKQTNFTILGEEVRFDDNGDPIASYDLMNWQRAPDGSLQLVRVGFYDASFDEDKDLVIDEQIIMWHRGEKAPESLCSKSCLPGFRKARQKGKPICCFDCIPCAEGEISNQTDSIKCLTCSKETWPNQAQDQCIPKTVEFLSFLEPLGMVLWVVSVFGACATLAVLGVFIMYRKTPVIRGNNMELSFLLLLFLCACFLISLTFIGKPTDLLCRIRYPAFGISFALCISCILAKTVVVLMAFRATLPGSNVMKWFGPAKQRSSVILCTFVQALICIIWLTTKPPFASLNTKFMSATLIVECAVGSEVGFWCVLGYIGVLACLCFLMAFLARKLPDNFNEAKFITFSMIIFFAVWITFIPVYVSTRGKYMVAVHVFAILASAFALLLCIFAPKCYIVLLKPEKNDRRIMMKK; encoded by the exons ATGATCTTTGCTGTTAGAGAAATAAACCAGCGGCAGGACCTCTTGCCAAATGTGTCTCTGGGCTACCACATCAGAGACAGCTGTGATGACATACCCGTATCTGTAAAGAGATCTCTTCTACTGGTCAATGGACAGCCAGAGAAAGGCAGTGGACAAAGCTGTGAAGACACAGAAAAACAACCCAGTCCTGTAATAGTGGGAGACGCTGCATCAGGAATATCCATGGCTGTTTTAAGAACTCTAGGATCTTTCAAAATACCTGTg GTGAGCTACTTTGCATCCTGTTCCTGTCTCAGTAACAAGAGAGAGTTTCCAACATTCATGCGCACAATGCCAAGTGATGTTTTTCAGATAAAGGCTTTAGTTAAACTTGTCTATTATTTTCAGTGGACATGGGTCGGAGTAATCGGTGTAGAATCAGATTATGCTCGCTTTGCCATCCAGCTCTTCCTTAAAGAGTCGGAAAGATTTAATATTTGTCCTGCTTATGTCCACTTTTATCCTGTTGCGCTGGTTCAAGATGCAGTTGAGGAGCTTGTgaacattttaaaagcctcttctGCCACAGTCATACTTAACTTCTCTGGTGAATCTGAAATGCACAGTATCCTTAAAGAGTGTAGACAACAAAATGTTACACATCTTCAGTGGATTGCTAGTGAGGCCTGGGCCACATCACAAGCACTATGGGACAGTTTTGGTGATTTGTTAAAGGGAACTTTGGGGTTTGCCATACGAAGGGCTGAAATTCCACACCTTGGTAGTTATCTGAGGACAGTAAGTGTTTCAGTTGCACAAACATCCCATTTTCTTTCTGAGTTTTGGGAAGAGACTTTCCGCTGTCACATGAATGGATCTTTAAATACTCATGTACATGGAGAAGGGGCACAGAATTGGCCACCCTGCAATGGCAGTGAGAGCCTGGATGATGTGTACACCCCTTATTCAGACGTTTCACAACTCAGAGTCTCTTACAATGTTTACAAAGCTGTGTATCTTATAGCACATGCACTACATGATATGAACACATGTGTCCCAGGAAAGGGCCCTTTTCAGAATGGGACATGCGGGAGTTTGTATCCCATTCTGCCATGGCAG CTCTTGCACTACATGAAACAAACAAATTTCACAATATTAGGAGAAGAGGTTCGATTTGATGACAACGGTGACCCCATTGCATCCTATGATCTGATGAACTGGCAAAGAGCCCCTGATGGTTCCCTTCAGCTGGTGAGGGTGGGCTTCTATGATGCTTCTTTCGATGAGGACAAAGACCTGGTAATAGATGAACAAATAATTATGTGGCACAGAGGAGAGAAG GCCCCAGAATCATTGTGCAgtaaaagttgcctgccaggcTTCAGGAAGGCCCGTCAAAAGGGAAAACCAATCTGCTGCTTTGACTGTATACCATGTGCTGAAGGAGAAATCAGTAATCAAACAG ACTCAATTAAGTGCCTGACATGTTCTAAGGAGACATGGCCAAACCAAGCTCAAGACCAATGCATTCCCAAAACTGTAGAGTTTTTGTCCTTTCTGGAGCCATTGGGAATGGTGTTATGGGTAGTGTCAGTTTTCGGGGCCTGTGCAACATTAGCAGTGCTTGGTGTGTTTATAATGTACAGGAAGACTCCAGTCATACGAGGAAATAATATGGAGCTAAGTTTCCTTCTCTTGTTGTTCCTCTGTGCATGCTTTCTGATTAGTCTCACATTTATAGGGAAGCCCACTGATTTGTTATGCCGGATTCGGTATCCAGCCTTCGGAATCAGTTTTGCTCTATGTATCTCATGTATCCTTGCAAAAACCGTGGTTGTTTTAATGGCTTTTAGGGCCACCCTCCCTGGCAGTAATGTCATGAAGTGGTTTGGTCCTGCTAAACAAAGATCAAGTGTAATCCTGTGCACTTTTGTGCAAGCACTTATTTGCATCATATGGTTAACAACAAAGCCCCCTTTTGCTTCACTTAACACCAAGTTTATGAGTGCAACTTTAATTGTCGAATGTGCTGTAGGATCTGAAGTTGGATTTTGGTGTGTGCTAGGATATATTGGCGTCCTTGCCTGCCTGTGTTTCTTAATGGCATTTTTAGCCAGAAAACTACCTGATAACTTCAATGAGGCTAAATTTATCACATTCAGCATGATTATATTTTTTGCGGTGTGGATCACCTTCATTCCAGTTTATGTGAGCACACGTGGAAAGTATATGGTTGCTGTTCATGTATTTGCTATTCTAGCTTCTGCCTTTGCTCTTCTGTTGTGTATATTTGCACCTAAATGTTATATTGTATTGCTGAAACctgaaaaaaatgacagaagGATTATGATGAAGAaatag